One Etheostoma cragini isolate CJK2018 chromosome 6, CSU_Ecrag_1.0, whole genome shotgun sequence DNA window includes the following coding sequences:
- the si:ch73-54f23.4 gene encoding zinc-binding protein A33: MSQNHTKDTNNNCNKSLLCDQKGKLVQAIKRIKHEVDECRDAERETHIDSVQVEDSFNALERDIRAEFKNIHRFLDEEECKELERLRMERQKQLKQLKEREKKIAAQGRDLERAITVLNSKLAEEDSPKLLTEIQDLIKRSQVRFVNPAKVDTEVRSGQFVGPIQYRIWKHMKSCLYPNITSMTFDPETAHPNLSLSQSRTSVWFEEDKDTTDFQFNPQRFHHYYCVLGHQSFTTGRHYWEVKVGRKTAWRLGVAREDVPRGEMDASGPSSGLWTLSLKDGSVQACTDPKPTKVRVSVGLVRIGLFLDCEKEEVSFYNAVTMAPIYTFTMGTVEVPLFPFYNPCDSDDGKNTAAITIFNPSL, encoded by the exons ATGTCCCAAAATCACACCAAAGACACCAACAACAACTGCAATAAAAGCCTCCTCTGTGATCAGAAG GGAAAGCTTGTCCAGGCTATTAAAAGAATTAAGCACGAGGTGGATGAGTGCAGAgatgcagaaagagagacacacatagaTTCAGTCCAAGTAGAG GACAGTTTCAATGCCCTGGAACGAGACATCAGAGCAGAGTTTAAGAACATCCATCGTTTCCTGGATGAGGAAGAGTGTAAGGAGCTGGAGCGACTGAggatggagagacagaaacaactaaaacagctgaaggaaagagagaagaaaatagCAGCGCAAGGGAGAGACCTGGAGAGAGCAATCACAGTACTCAACAGCAAATTGGCTGAGGAGGACAGTCCTAAACTGCTCACA GAAATTCAAGATCTCATAAAAAG ATCTCAGGTCAGGTTTGTCAATCCAGCAAAGGTGGACACTGAGGTACGCTCCGGCCAGTTTGTGGGGCCCATACAGTACAGGATATGGAAGCACATGAAAAGCTGCCTTTACCCAA ATATTACATcaatgacctttgaccctgaGACAGCCCACCCTAATCTGTCCCTGTCCCAGTCTCGAACCTCAGTGTGGTTTGAGGAGGATAAAGACACAACAGACTTCCAGTTCAACCCACAACGGTTCCACCATTATTACTGTGTGTTGGGCCATCAGAGCTTCACCACAGGCCGACACTACTGGGAGGTTAAGGTGGGACGTAAGACAGCGTGGAGGTTGGGCGTGGCCCGAGAAGATGTCCCTAGAGGGGAGATGGATGCCTCTGGCCCTTCCAGTGGCCTCTGGACCCTGTCCCTGAAGGACGGATCCGTCCAAGCCTGCACCGACCCAAAGCCCACCAAGGTCAGAGTATCTGTCGGTCTTGTCCGCATCGGCCTGTTCTTAGACTGTGAAAAGGAGGAGGTGTCTTTCTACAATGCTGTTACCATGGCGCCAATCTACACCTTTACTATGGGAACAGTTGAGGTCCCTTTGTTCCCCTTCTATAATCCATGTGACTCAGATGATGGGAAGAACACGGCAGCCATCACAATCTTTAACCCTTCCCTATAA
- the ino80e gene encoding INO80 complex subunit E isoform X1, producing MLGFSGPLDKQKGAVMYLLRWMLKLRVVKPQKKKKMVSPITTHENDVTKVNNSMSHRQTRSIEMNGQADVEVDYKRKYKNLKRKLKFLVYEQECFQEELRRAQRKLLKVSRDKSFLLDRLLQYERVDEDSSDSDATVSSENSEGEGPRERERERDGAKKRRSSPGACLPSSSPHLSLLSRPGVNAPQSSGSGPYLNTMPFPPEYLAPPAERMKKERKTKTPKNKRETTGKVVAPMAANYPSAPAAPPAASGPFSWVPRQMLSGDAAEEEGESDGDSDRGDEDRGEGDEAELVIDIPNE from the exons ATGCTTGGCTTTTCTGGTCCACTTGACAAGCAGAAGGGGGCAGTAATGTATCTCCTACGCTGGATGCTAAAGCTAAGAGTCGTTAAAccccaaaagaagaagaaaatggtcTCGCCCATCACGACGCATGAAAACGACGTCACAAAAGTAAACAACAGCATGTCGCACAGACAGACTCGATCCATTG AAATGAACGGTCAAGCGGACGTCGAAGTTGACTACAAGCGGAAATACAAAAATCTCAAACGAAAATTAAAATTTCTTGTTTAT GAACAGGAATGCTTTCAGGAAGAGCTGAGGAGAGCACAGAGAAAACTTCTCAAAGTTTCCAGGGACAAAAG CTTCCTTCTGGACAGACTGCTGCAGTATGAGAGGGTAGATGAAGACTCCTCAG ATTCAGATGCAACAGTTTCTTCAGAAAATAGTGAAGGAGAAGGCcccagggagagagaaagagaacgaGATGGTGCAAAGAA GCGAAGAAGTAGTCCTGGGGCGTGTCTTCCTTCATCCTCCCCTCATCTCTCCCTGCTGTCCCGTCCTGGTGTAAATGCCCCACAGTCGTCAGGCTCTGGACCCTACCTCAACACT ATGCCCTTCCCACCAGAGTATTTGGCTCCCCCAGCTGAACgaatgaagaaagagagaaaaacaaagacgcctaaaaacaagagagagactACGGGGAAG GTTGTTGCCCCGATGGCAGCTAATTACCCATCAGCTCCTGCAGCCCCTCCAGCAGCCAGTGGCCCCTTCAGCTGGGTTCCAAGACAGATGCTTAGCGGAGATGctgctgaggaggagggagagagcgaTGGTGATAGTGACAGAGGAGACGAagacagaggggagggagaTGAGGCTGAACTGGTCATTGACATCCCTAATGAGTGA
- the ino80e gene encoding INO80 complex subunit E isoform X2 encodes MLGFSGPLDKQKGAVMYLLRWMLKLRVVKPQKKKKMVSPITTHENDVTKVNNSMSHRQTRSIEMNGQADVEVDYKRKYKNLKRKLKFLVYEQECFQEELRRAQRKLLKVSRDKSFLLDRLLQYERVDEDSSDSDATVSSENSEGEGPRERERERDGAKKRRSSPGACLPSSSPHLSLLSRPGVNAPQSSGSGPYLNTVVAPMAANYPSAPAAPPAASGPFSWVPRQMLSGDAAEEEGESDGDSDRGDEDRGEGDEAELVIDIPNE; translated from the exons ATGCTTGGCTTTTCTGGTCCACTTGACAAGCAGAAGGGGGCAGTAATGTATCTCCTACGCTGGATGCTAAAGCTAAGAGTCGTTAAAccccaaaagaagaagaaaatggtcTCGCCCATCACGACGCATGAAAACGACGTCACAAAAGTAAACAACAGCATGTCGCACAGACAGACTCGATCCATTG AAATGAACGGTCAAGCGGACGTCGAAGTTGACTACAAGCGGAAATACAAAAATCTCAAACGAAAATTAAAATTTCTTGTTTAT GAACAGGAATGCTTTCAGGAAGAGCTGAGGAGAGCACAGAGAAAACTTCTCAAAGTTTCCAGGGACAAAAG CTTCCTTCTGGACAGACTGCTGCAGTATGAGAGGGTAGATGAAGACTCCTCAG ATTCAGATGCAACAGTTTCTTCAGAAAATAGTGAAGGAGAAGGCcccagggagagagaaagagaacgaGATGGTGCAAAGAA GCGAAGAAGTAGTCCTGGGGCGTGTCTTCCTTCATCCTCCCCTCATCTCTCCCTGCTGTCCCGTCCTGGTGTAAATGCCCCACAGTCGTCAGGCTCTGGACCCTACCTCAACACT GTTGTTGCCCCGATGGCAGCTAATTACCCATCAGCTCCTGCAGCCCCTCCAGCAGCCAGTGGCCCCTTCAGCTGGGTTCCAAGACAGATGCTTAGCGGAGATGctgctgaggaggagggagagagcgaTGGTGATAGTGACAGAGGAGACGAagacagaggggagggagaTGAGGCTGAACTGGTCATTGACATCCCTAATGAGTGA
- the ino80e gene encoding INO80 complex subunit E isoform X3, which yields MNGQADVEVDYKRKYKNLKRKLKFLVYEQECFQEELRRAQRKLLKVSRDKSFLLDRLLQYERVDEDSSDSDATVSSENSEGEGPRERERERDGAKKRRSSPGACLPSSSPHLSLLSRPGVNAPQSSGSGPYLNTMPFPPEYLAPPAERMKKERKTKTPKNKRETTGKVVAPMAANYPSAPAAPPAASGPFSWVPRQMLSGDAAEEEGESDGDSDRGDEDRGEGDEAELVIDIPNE from the exons ATGAACGGTCAAGCGGACGTCGAAGTTGACTACAAGCGGAAATACAAAAATCTCAAACGAAAATTAAAATTTCTTGTTTAT GAACAGGAATGCTTTCAGGAAGAGCTGAGGAGAGCACAGAGAAAACTTCTCAAAGTTTCCAGGGACAAAAG CTTCCTTCTGGACAGACTGCTGCAGTATGAGAGGGTAGATGAAGACTCCTCAG ATTCAGATGCAACAGTTTCTTCAGAAAATAGTGAAGGAGAAGGCcccagggagagagaaagagaacgaGATGGTGCAAAGAA GCGAAGAAGTAGTCCTGGGGCGTGTCTTCCTTCATCCTCCCCTCATCTCTCCCTGCTGTCCCGTCCTGGTGTAAATGCCCCACAGTCGTCAGGCTCTGGACCCTACCTCAACACT ATGCCCTTCCCACCAGAGTATTTGGCTCCCCCAGCTGAACgaatgaagaaagagagaaaaacaaagacgcctaaaaacaagagagagactACGGGGAAG GTTGTTGCCCCGATGGCAGCTAATTACCCATCAGCTCCTGCAGCCCCTCCAGCAGCCAGTGGCCCCTTCAGCTGGGTTCCAAGACAGATGCTTAGCGGAGATGctgctgaggaggagggagagagcgaTGGTGATAGTGACAGAGGAGACGAagacagaggggagggagaTGAGGCTGAACTGGTCATTGACATCCCTAATGAGTGA